A window of the Hordeum vulgare subsp. vulgare chromosome 5H, MorexV3_pseudomolecules_assembly, whole genome shotgun sequence genome harbors these coding sequences:
- the LOC123395667 gene encoding calmodulin-like protein 5: MTVPASLLPIRLLYKTPHLAILSTHPSSIPSPTSITPSSSKKREREGRMAGAGATAGISSEQMSEFREAFAFFDKDGDGCITAEELSTVIRSLGQTPTPEELRDMVRDVDADGNGTIEFAEFLALMSRKADADADAADPEEELREAFRVFDKDHDGHISKAELRHVMISLGEKLTDDEVDGMIQEADLDGDGLVNFDEFVRMMMLSDADQHQH, encoded by the coding sequence ATGACCGTTCCTGCCTCTCTGCTTCCCATCCGTCTCCTATATAAAACCCCCCACCTCGCAATCCTCTCAACCCATCCAAGTTCCATTCCTTCTCCCACATCGATCACTCCATCGTCAtccaagaagagagagagagagggcaggatGGCGGGCGCCGGCGCAACAGCAGGGATCAGCTCGGAGCAGATGAGCGAGTTCCGGGAGGCGTTCGCCTTCTTCGACAAGGACGGGGACGGCTGCATCACGGCGGAGGAGCTGTCCACGGTCATCCGGTCCCTGGGCCAGACCCCGACGCCCGAGGAGCTGCGGGACATGGTGCGCGACGTGGACGCCGACGGCAACGGCACCATCGAGTTCGCCGAGTTCCTCGCGCTCATGTCACGCAAGGCCGACGCCGACGCGGACGCCGCCGACCCCGAGGAGGAGCTCCGGGAGGCCTTCAGGGTCTTCGACAAGGACCACGACGGCCACATCTCCAAGGCCGAGCTGCGCCACGTCATGATCAGCCTCGGCGAGAAGctcaccgacgacgaggtggACGGGATGATCCAGGAGGCCGACCTCGACGGCGACGGCCTCGTCAATTTCGACGAGTTCGTCAGGATGATGATGCTCTCCGACGCCGACCAGCACCAGCATTGA